A window of Citrus sinensis cultivar Valencia sweet orange chromosome 7, DVS_A1.0, whole genome shotgun sequence contains these coding sequences:
- the LOC102609837 gene encoding probable inactive receptor kinase At5g10020 isoform X1, with the protein MTLHLFSVAFFFFSLHLLFVVVLGSESELGSLIEFKKGIQDDPLGRIHSTWNITSLPDTKSCPVSWTGVSCDPESGSVVSINLNGLGLSGELKFNTLINLKYLQNLSLSGNNFTGRIVPALGSISSLQYLDLSNNKFIGPIPGRITDLWGLNYLNLSMNGFKGGFPGNLRNLQQLKVLDLRKNKLWGDIGGIMSELKNVEFVDLSFNRFHGGLGVGADNVSSIANTLRIMNLSHNVLNGGFFKGDVIGLFRNLEVLDLGDNGITGELPSFGMLPNLKVLRLGSNQLFGMIPEELLESVIPIQELDLSGNGFTGSIHGINSTTLSVLNLSSNSLSGTLPTSLKSCVILDLSRNMISGDISDMQNWEANLEILDLSSNKLSGSLPNLTSQFDRLSTFNIRNNSVTGTLPSLLEISPRLVTLDVSSNQLKGPIPDNFFSSMALTNLNLSGNGFSGAIPLRSSHASELLVLPSYPPMESLDLSGNALTGVLPSDIGNMGRLRLLNLANNHLSGKMPSELSKLGALEYLDLSGNQFKGEIPDKLSLKLNEFNVSYNDLSGPIPENLRNFPKSSFHPGNALLIFPDGVPSSATNSQGQNSARGKHHSSKSSIRVAIIVASVGAAVMIVFVLLAYHRAQLKEFHGRTKFSGQTTGRDVKEGRFQRPSLFNFNSNVQRPPNSSSFSNDHLLTSNSRSLSGQAEFITEIIERTEGGAPSSASMNPNLLDNHPATSGRKSSPGSPLSSSPRFIEVCEQPVRLDVYSPDRLAGELFFLDASLAFTAEELSRAPAEVLGRSSHGTLYKATLDSGHMLTVKWLRVGLVRHKKEFAKEVKKIGSMRHPNIVPLRAYYWGPREQERLLLADYIQGDSLALHLYETTPRRYSPLSFIQRLKVAVDVAQCLLYLHDRGLPHGNLKPTNILLAGPDYDVRLTDYGLHRLMTAAGIAEQILNLGALGYRAPELTTASRPAPSFKADVYALGVILMELLTRRSAGDIISGQSGAVDLTDWVRLCDQEGRGMDCIDRDIAAGEEPSKAMDDLLAISIRCILPVNERPNIKQVYDDLCSISA; encoded by the exons ATGACTCTGCATCTTTTTTCAGtagctttctttttcttctcacTTCATCTTCTGTTCGTCGTCGTTTTGGGCTCCGAATCTGAACTCGGATCTTTAATCGAGTTCAAGAAGGGAATCCAAGACGACCCGCTTGGTAGAATCCACTCTACATGGAACATTACGTCGTTGCCTGACACGAAATCGTGCCCCGTTTCGTGGACCGGCGTCAGCTGCGACCCGGAATCCGGTTCGGTGGTCTCTATCAACTTGAATGGATTGGGTTTAAGTGGAGAGCTGAAATTCAACACTTTGATTAACTTGAAGTATTTGCAGAATCTTTCTTTGTCGGGTAATAACTTTACTGGTCGGATAGTACCTGCATTGGGATCCATAAGTTCGTTGCAGTACTTGGATCTGTCTAACAACAAGTTTATTGGTCCGATCCCGGGCCGGATCACGGATTTATGGGGATTGAATTATCTTAATTTGTCGATGAATGGTTTCAAAGGCGGGTTTCCAGGTAATTTGAGGAATTTGCAGCAGCTGAAAGTGTTGGATTTgcgtaaaaataaattatgggGCGATATTGGTGGAATAATGAGTGAGCTTAAGAATGTTGAATTCGTTGACTTGAGTTTTAATAGGTTTCACGGAGGTTTAGGAGTTGGTGCAGACAATGTTTCGAGTATTGCTAATACGTTGCGTATTATGAACTTGAGTCATAACGTGTTGAATGGAGGATTTTTCAAGGGCGATGTTATTGGGTTGTTTAGGAATTTGGAGGTTTTGGATTTGGGTGATAATGGGATTACTGGTGAGTTGCCATCTTTTGGGATGTTGCCGAATTTGAAGGTCTTGAGGCTGGGGAGTAATCAGTTGTTTGGAATGATACCAGAGGAGTTATTGGAGAGTGTGATTCCAATTCAGGAGTTGGATCTCAGTGGCAACGGATTTACAG GTTCAATTCATGGAATTAATTCTACGACGTTAAGTGTTTTGAATCTATCATCAAACAGTTTGTCAGGCACTTTGCCCACTTCTTTGAAAAGCTGTGTAATCTTGGATTTGAGCAGAAATATGATCTCTGGTGACATCTCCGATATGCAGAATTGGGAAGCCAATTTGGAGATTCTTGATTTAAGTTCAAACAAATTGTCTGGGAGTTTACCAAACTTGACTTCTCAGTTTGATCGATTAAGTACATTCAATATCAGGAATAATTCTGTAACAGGCACCTTGCCTTCTCTACTGGAGATCTCTCCGAGATTGGTCACTCTTGATGTGAGTTCGAATCAACTAAAGGGGCCCATTCCTGATAATTTTTTCTCCTCAATGGCCTTGACAAATCTGAACCTTTCGGGAAATGGTTTTAGTGGTGCTATTCCTCTTCGAAGCTCACATGCAAGCGAATTATTAGTTCTCCCTTCTTATCCACCTATGGAGTCTCTTGACCTCTCCGGTAATGCCTTAACAGGTGTCTTGCCCTCAGACATTGGTAACATGGGGAGACTGAGGTTGCTGAATCTTGCAAACAATCACTTATCAGGAAAGATGCCGAGTGAATTGAGCAAACTTGGTGCCTTGGAATACCTTGATTTATCTGGAAACCAATTCAAGGGTGAAATACCCGATAAGCTTTCATTGAAacttaatgaatttaatgtGTCATATAATGATCTATCAGGCCCTATTCCAGAAAATTTGAGGAACTTTCCCAAGTCTTCATTTCATCCCGgaaatgctttgttaatcttCCCAGATGGTGTGCCATCATCAGCAACTAATTCTCAAGGTCAGAATTCTGCTAGAGGGAAACATCATAGTTCAAAAAGCAGTATTAGAGTAGCGATAATTGTTGCCTCGGTTGGAGCTGCTGTGatgattgtttttgttttgctggCCTATCATAGGGCTCAACTCAAAGAATTTCATGGAAGAACTAAATTTAGTGGCCAAACCACGGGGAGAGATGTTAAGGAAGGAAGATTTCAGCGGCCTTCccttttcaatttcaactCAAATGTTCAACGCCCACCAAATTCCTCGAGCTTCTCAAATGATCACTTGCTTACTTCAAATTCAAGATCATTATCTGGGCAGGCAGAGTTTATAACAGAAATTATTGAGCGAACTGAGGGAGGGGCTCCCAGTTCAGCATCTATGAATCCTAATTTGCTTGATAATCATCCTGCAACTTCTGGAAGAAAGTCGTCTCCAGGTTCCCCATTGTCTTCCTCACCTCGTTTCATTGAGGTCTGCGAACAGCCTGTGAGGTTGGATGTGTATTCACCAGATCGGTTGGCTGGGGAACTGTTCTTCCTGGATGCTTCACTAGCATTCACCGCTGAAGAATTATCTCGAGCCCCAGCAGAAGTGCTTGGCAGAAGCAGCCATGGAACTCTCTATAAAGCCACTCTAGATAGTGGGCATATGTTGACTGTGAAATGGTTGCGGGTGGGACTGGTAAGACATAAGAAAGAATTTGCTAAGGAAGTTAAAAAGATAGGATCTATGAGGCATCCAAATATTGTTCCATTGCGCGCATATTATTGGGGGCCCCGAGAACAAGAGAGACTTCTCCTTGCAGATTATATCCAGGGAGACAGCTTGGCCCTACATCTTTACG AGACTACTCCTCGGAGGTACTCCCCATTGTCATTCATTCAAAGACTAAAAGTGGCTGTGGATGTTGCTCAATGTCTGTTATACCTTCATGATAGAGGCCTGCCACATGGAAACCTAAAGCCTACAAACATACTCCTGGCAGGTCCTGATTATGATGTTCGCCTCACGGATTACGGTCTACACCGCCTTATGACCGCAGCTGGCATTGCGGAGCAGATACTGAATCTGGGAGCACTTGGGTACCGTGCCCCGGAACTCACTACTGCATCAAGGCCAGCTCCCTCATTTAAGGCTGATGTGTATGCACTCGGTGTAATCCTAATGGAATTGTTAACAAGAAGAAGTGCCGGTGACATAATATCTGGCCAGTCGGGAGCTGTGGATCTCACCGACTGGGTTCGGCTCTGTGATCAAGAAGGGCGTGGAATGGACTGTATCGACAGAGACATTGCTGCCGGTGAAGAACCCTCAAAAGCAATGGATGATTTGCTAGCCATATCTATCCGGTGCATTCTCCCTGTAAATGAAAGGCCTAACATCAAACAAGTCTATGATGATCTCTGTTCTATATCTGCATGA